In Lacibacter sp. H375, one DNA window encodes the following:
- the gltX gene encoding glutamate--tRNA ligase: protein MSVRVRFAPSPTGGLHLGGVRTVLYNYLFARHHGGEFVLRIEDTDQTRFVPGAEEYIFNCLKWCGLEPDESPVHNGPYGPYRQSERKEMYRSYAETLVARGFAYYAFDTKEDLEKMREELKTEENPSPQYDHRARKNMRNSLNLTYDQVKELLEKNTPHVIRIKMPENDVLSFTDMIRGEVSFQTGLVDDKVLLKADGMPTYHLAVVVDDYLMKITHAFRGEEWLPSAPVHLLLWKYLGWEASMPQWAHLPLILGPSGKLSKRDGAKYGFPVFAMNWTDPKTNELTEGFFEKGFLPEAFINLLAVLGWNDGTEKELYTMDELIASFDIKRVHSAGAKFDYEKAKWFNHEWIKRLPAADLRLKIESYFKANGIDVSDTTKLEKVIELVKDRCTLLPDFVQQGGFFFKAPETLELDAVKPKWSDEKKQFFVEYVEVLKTINTWELIAIENAFKELTAAKAIKPGELQLPMRIMLVGGKFGPAVFQIAEMIGKEETVKRVEYALSLL, encoded by the coding sequence ATGAGTGTAAGAGTACGTTTTGCCCCGAGTCCAACGGGTGGTTTGCATTTAGGCGGTGTACGCACCGTGTTGTATAATTATTTATTTGCCAGGCATCATGGCGGCGAGTTTGTATTGCGGATAGAAGATACCGATCAGACACGCTTTGTACCGGGCGCTGAAGAATATATTTTCAATTGTTTGAAATGGTGTGGATTGGAGCCTGATGAAAGTCCGGTGCATAATGGTCCTTATGGTCCTTACCGCCAGAGTGAACGCAAAGAAATGTACCGCAGCTATGCGGAAACGTTAGTTGCACGTGGCTTCGCATATTATGCATTTGATACCAAAGAAGACTTGGAGAAGATGCGTGAAGAATTGAAAACAGAAGAAAATCCTTCACCACAATACGATCATCGTGCCCGGAAAAATATGCGCAACAGTTTGAACTTAACTTATGATCAAGTAAAAGAACTGTTAGAAAAAAATACACCGCATGTGATACGTATTAAAATGCCCGAGAATGATGTGTTGAGCTTTACAGACATGATTCGTGGGGAGGTTAGTTTCCAAACAGGATTGGTTGATGATAAAGTGTTACTGAAAGCAGATGGTATGCCTACTTATCATTTGGCTGTGGTGGTAGATGATTATTTAATGAAGATCACCCATGCATTTCGTGGTGAAGAATGGTTGCCAAGTGCACCTGTGCATTTGTTGTTATGGAAATATTTGGGCTGGGAAGCATCGATGCCGCAATGGGCACACTTGCCATTAATACTTGGGCCCAGTGGCAAATTAAGTAAACGTGACGGTGCAAAATATGGTTTCCCTGTTTTTGCAATGAACTGGACCGATCCCAAAACAAATGAACTAACCGAAGGTTTTTTTGAAAAAGGATTTTTGCCGGAAGCATTCATTAATTTATTGGCCGTGCTTGGCTGGAACGACGGCACAGAAAAAGAACTGTACACAATGGATGAGTTGATCGCCAGCTTTGATATTAAGCGTGTACACAGTGCAGGTGCCAAGTTTGATTATGAAAAGGCAAAGTGGTTCAATCATGAATGGATCAAACGATTACCGGCTGCAGATCTGCGATTGAAGATTGAATCTTACTTTAAAGCAAATGGAATTGATGTAAGCGATACAACTAAACTCGAAAAAGTGATTGAACTGGTGAAAGACCGTTGCACACTGTTGCCTGATTTTGTACAGCAGGGCGGTTTTTTCTTTAAAGCGCCTGAAACATTAGAGCTGGATGCTGTTAAACCAAAGTGGAGTGATGAGAAGAAGCAATTCTTTGTGGAATATGTTGAAGTATTGAAAACGATTAACACATGGGAGTTAATAGCGATTGAGAATGCGTTTAAAGAACTGACTGCTGCAAAAGCAATCAAGCCCGGTGAACTTCAACTGCCCATGCGTATTATGTTGGTAGGTGGTAAGTTTGGCCCGGCTGTATTCCAGATCGCTGAAATGATCGGTAAAGAAGAAACAGTAAAACGTGTGGAGTATGCGTTGAGTTTATTATAA
- a CDS encoding aldo/keto reductase → MNYRKFGNTELAVSEIGFGAWAIGGGAMIGTTAIGWGDADDNTSIKAIHAALDTGINFFDTADIYGLGHSEKIIGSEIGNKSDVVVATKVGNVARNEQFTVDYSKDYILAACEASLKRLNRDVIDYYQLHTARLKHLQNGECIEAMQQLQQQGKIRYWGLSLNTFEPNDDADFLLNKHLGNGFQLVLNIINQKALQLMKTAAAKGYAIIARMPLQFGLLTGKFDEQVNFTDNDHRKNRLTKKVIDATLLATEPVWKLCSKYNCTKTQLALSYILSYDEVSVIIPGIRTPEQVKLNTDGLFTLKKTDKQMIEELGTGSFVGLMELIRKQG, encoded by the coding sequence ATGAACTATCGAAAATTTGGCAACACGGAATTAGCTGTAAGCGAAATTGGTTTTGGTGCATGGGCCATTGGTGGCGGTGCCATGATCGGTACCACAGCTATTGGTTGGGGTGATGCAGATGATAACACGTCGATAAAAGCTATTCATGCAGCATTAGATACAGGTATCAACTTTTTTGATACCGCTGATATTTATGGTCTTGGTCATTCAGAAAAAATAATTGGTAGTGAAATCGGCAACAAAAGCGATGTAGTTGTTGCAACGAAAGTGGGCAATGTTGCACGCAATGAACAATTCACTGTCGACTATTCCAAAGACTATATCCTTGCTGCATGCGAAGCATCTTTGAAACGATTGAACAGAGATGTAATTGATTACTATCAACTCCACACAGCCCGTTTAAAACATTTACAAAACGGCGAATGCATTGAAGCCATGCAACAATTACAACAACAAGGTAAGATCCGCTACTGGGGTTTATCGTTGAATACTTTTGAACCAAACGATGATGCAGATTTTCTATTAAACAAGCATTTAGGGAATGGTTTCCAGTTAGTGCTCAATATTATTAACCAAAAAGCATTACAGTTAATGAAAACTGCAGCAGCAAAAGGCTATGCCATTATAGCACGCATGCCGTTACAGTTTGGTTTACTTACCGGCAAGTTTGATGAGCAGGTGAATTTCACTGACAATGATCATCGGAAGAACCGGTTAACAAAGAAAGTGATTGATGCCACTTTACTTGCGACAGAACCGGTTTGGAAGCTGTGCAGCAAATACAATTGCACAAAAACACAACTGGCGTTGAGCTATATTTTAAGTTATGATGAAGTGTCTGTAATTATTCCCGGTATTCGTACACCGGAACAGGTGAAGTTGAATACGGATGGTTTATTTACCTTGAAGAAAACCGATAAACAAATGATTGAAGAGTTGGGCACGGGTTCATTTGTTGGGTTGATGGAGTTGATACGAAAACAGGGATAA
- a CDS encoding ArnT family glycosyltransferase has translation MNFTKSAWPTIFLLAIIKFALPFFLQHPVYELHRDEFLYLEQGHHLAWGYMEVPPMLSWLSYLTHVFGGSFFWVKFWPSFFGAITLIITCAMVLEMGGKSFAVFIAGLCIMFTAYLRLHFLFQANFLEVFWWTLSAYFIVRYINTKQVRYLYWIGFAFGCAWLSKNSVSFFILGFAVALLLTQYRSLLLNKHLYGGGLLALLIALPNLIWQYNHNWPLLHHMEELRETQLKFLSPVDFLMGQILMYFTAFFIWVMGLIWLFTEKGKPYRMLALIYLTVIVLLIVSSGKNYYSMGLYPMLFASGSVALQQWTTVKLKWLRWVTVAVILFLAGFTLPMAMPLWEPDKLAAYYKERDVEGTGMLKWEDQQNHSLPQDFADYLGWKEITTKAEKQFLSLLQSERDNTIVYCRHYGLAGALKYYGKNEQFKSKVISDNGSFIYWIPSEFGFKHLIFVGRRMPGADDEVFQHFEKVTLIDSVTYKHSRQLGDRVIFFENVDSIGSKLAAEGLKQMKQEFSRKKL, from the coding sequence ATGAACTTTACTAAATCGGCGTGGCCAACTATTTTCTTATTGGCTATCATCAAATTTGCATTACCTTTTTTTCTGCAGCATCCCGTTTATGAATTACACAGAGATGAATTTTTATATCTGGAACAAGGACATCATTTAGCATGGGGATATATGGAAGTGCCGCCGATGCTTTCCTGGTTATCATACCTCACACATGTATTTGGCGGAAGCTTTTTCTGGGTAAAATTCTGGCCTTCATTTTTTGGTGCAATCACACTCATCATTACCTGTGCTATGGTTTTGGAAATGGGTGGAAAGTCGTTTGCTGTATTTATCGCCGGCTTGTGCATAATGTTTACGGCTTATCTGCGTTTACATTTTTTATTCCAGGCAAATTTTCTGGAAGTATTCTGGTGGACATTGAGTGCTTACTTTATTGTCAGATATATCAATACGAAACAAGTAAGGTATTTGTATTGGATCGGCTTTGCATTTGGTTGTGCGTGGTTAAGTAAAAATTCGGTTTCATTTTTTATACTAGGTTTTGCAGTGGCCCTGTTGCTTACACAATACCGTTCACTTTTATTAAATAAACATTTATACGGCGGAGGATTGCTTGCGTTATTGATCGCATTGCCCAATTTAATTTGGCAGTACAATCATAACTGGCCGTTGTTACATCACATGGAAGAACTAAGAGAAACGCAGTTGAAGTTTTTAAGTCCGGTTGATTTTTTGATGGGACAGATACTGATGTACTTCACCGCATTTTTTATTTGGGTGATGGGGTTGATCTGGTTGTTTACTGAAAAAGGCAAGCCGTACCGCATGCTGGCTTTGATCTATCTCACAGTAATTGTATTGCTGATTGTAAGCAGCGGAAAAAATTATTATTCGATGGGTTTATATCCTATGTTATTTGCATCAGGTTCAGTGGCTTTGCAACAATGGACAACCGTAAAACTAAAATGGTTACGATGGGTAACTGTTGCAGTCATTCTTTTTCTTGCTGGCTTTACCTTGCCGATGGCTATGCCACTATGGGAACCTGATAAACTGGCCGCTTATTATAAAGAGCGTGATGTGGAAGGAACAGGTATGTTGAAATGGGAAGATCAACAAAATCATTCGTTACCACAAGACTTTGCTGATTATTTGGGTTGGAAAGAAATTACAACTAAAGCTGAGAAACAGTTTTTATCGCTGCTGCAGAGCGAAAGAGACAATACAATTGTGTATTGTCGCCATTACGGACTTGCAGGCGCCTTAAAATATTATGGAAAGAATGAACAATTCAAATCAAAAGTGATCAGCGATAACGGATCATTTATTTATTGGATACCAAGCGAGTTTGGGTTTAAGCATTTAATTTTTGTTGGCAGACGAATGCCAGGTGCAGATGATGAAGTATTTCAACATTTTGAAAAAGTAACACTGATCGATTCTGTTACGTACAAACATTCACGCCAGCTGGGTGATCGGGTGATCTTTTTTGAAAATGTTGATTCAATTGGTTCAAAGCTGGCAGCTGAAGGGTTGAAACAAATGAAGCAGGAGTTCAGCCGAAAGAAATTGTAA
- a CDS encoding cobalamin B12-binding domain-containing protein yields the protein MKRPVRVLVAKVGLDGHDRGAKVIATALRDAGMEVIYTGLRQTPEMVVNAALQEDVDAIGVSILSGAHMTVFPRLLNLMKEKEMNDVLLTGGGIIPDEDVDALTKMGVGKLFLPGTNTQDIAAYIKDWVSKHRNF from the coding sequence ATGAAAAGACCCGTACGAGTTCTCGTTGCTAAAGTTGGATTGGATGGCCACGACCGTGGAGCTAAAGTAATTGCTACTGCTTTGCGTGATGCAGGTATGGAAGTTATTTATACCGGTCTTCGCCAAACACCGGAAATGGTGGTGAATGCTGCATTGCAGGAAGATGTGGATGCAATCGGCGTAAGTATTTTAAGCGGTGCTCACATGACTGTTTTTCCCCGCCTCTTGAATTTGATGAAAGAAAAAGAAATGAATGATGTGTTGCTTACAGGAGGCGGTATTATTCCTGATGAAGATGTGGATGCATTAACAAAGATGGGTGTTGGTAAATTATTTCTGCCCGGCACCAATACACAGGATATTGCGGCTTACATAAAAGATTGGGTGTCGAAACATCGTAACTTCTGA
- a CDS encoding enoyl-CoA hydratase/isomerase family protein — translation MSYQTLLTSLEDGIFVITINRPEKLNALNKTVIEELSAAVDEVYSNAAIKCAVVTGAGLKAFVAGADISEFLSMGTTDGEELARKGQEMVFNKIERSPKPIIAAVNGFALGGGCELAMSCHFRLASENAKFGQPEVNLGLIPGYGGTQRLVQLIGKGKAMELMMTAAMIDASEAKQLGLVNYVVTADELLPNTKELLATIMGKGPTAVAKVIAAVNAHFDSSQNGFDAEIKLFGECFGTEEMKEGVGAFLEKRKAQFGK, via the coding sequence ATGAGTTATCAAACATTGCTTACTTCTTTGGAAGATGGAATTTTTGTGATCACCATCAATCGTCCCGAAAAATTAAATGCACTCAACAAAACAGTGATTGAAGAATTGTCAGCTGCTGTTGATGAAGTGTACAGTAATGCTGCCATCAAATGTGCTGTAGTAACCGGTGCTGGTCTAAAAGCATTTGTTGCGGGTGCCGATATTTCTGAATTTCTTTCAATGGGCACAACGGATGGTGAAGAATTAGCAAGAAAAGGGCAGGAAATGGTATTTAATAAAATTGAACGATCGCCCAAACCCATCATTGCCGCAGTAAATGGTTTTGCATTGGGAGGTGGTTGTGAGTTGGCGATGAGTTGTCATTTTCGGTTGGCAAGCGAAAATGCAAAATTTGGTCAGCCGGAAGTAAACCTAGGATTGATACCTGGTTATGGCGGTACTCAACGTTTGGTTCAATTGATCGGCAAAGGCAAAGCAATGGAGTTGATGATGACAGCCGCTATGATTGATGCGAGCGAAGCAAAACAACTGGGGCTGGTAAATTATGTTGTAACGGCAGATGAATTACTTCCGAACACGAAGGAGCTGCTTGCAACCATCATGGGTAAGGGCCCAACTGCAGTTGCGAAAGTAATTGCAGCGGTGAATGCACATTTCGATTCATCACAAAATGGATTTGATGCAGAGATCAAATTGTTTGGTGAATGTTTTGGAACAGAAGAGATGAAAGAAGGAGTTGGGGCGTTTTTAGAAAAGCGGAAGGCGCAGTTTGGTAAGTAG
- a CDS encoding alpha-L-fucosidase yields MTKFIFSSAISFVLTIVCFGQNHNPVPTTQQLKWHNSEYYLFTHFGPNTFTDKEWGHGDEPEDIFNPTELDCRQWCRIAKQAGATGIIITAKHHDGFCLWPSKFSKHTVRESKWKNGKGDVLKELAAACKEYGLNFGVYISPWDRNHPDYGTEKYNDIFVSMMKELFTNYGPITELWWDGANGEGPNGKKQVYDWKRFKETVRKLSPATVVFSDVGPDIRWVGNEKGIAGTTNWNTLNIEGFTPGLGAPSTDTLNVGNKYGKHWIPAECDVSIRPGWFYHAEEDNKVKTPQQLFDLYLKSVGRGATLLLNVPPDRRGKFHANDSAALVGFKKLRSASFKQKELFFSPTENTKLLTDGKITTSIQLKQPVTLQLKKKTKINCIVLKEDIRFGQGICKFKLTVVSSNGRTVYETVGTTIGRKRILTFTSVEATSIILSIEETKAVFRVSELEAYLIDETLIEKIN; encoded by the coding sequence ATGACGAAATTCATTTTTTCTTCCGCAATCAGCTTTGTCCTCACTATCGTTTGCTTTGGACAAAACCACAATCCCGTTCCAACAACGCAACAGTTGAAATGGCATAATTCAGAGTACTATTTGTTTACCCATTTTGGTCCCAACACTTTTACAGATAAAGAATGGGGACATGGGGATGAACCGGAAGATATCTTCAACCCCACTGAGCTTGATTGTCGTCAGTGGTGCCGCATTGCAAAGCAGGCTGGCGCAACGGGTATCATCATCACAGCTAAACATCACGATGGATTTTGTTTATGGCCAAGTAAGTTTTCGAAACATACGGTTCGTGAAAGCAAATGGAAGAATGGCAAAGGCGATGTGCTGAAAGAATTAGCAGCAGCCTGTAAAGAATACGGATTAAACTTTGGTGTTTATATTTCGCCATGGGATAGAAACCACCCCGATTATGGCACCGAAAAATACAATGATATATTTGTGAGCATGATGAAAGAACTCTTTACGAATTACGGACCCATTACCGAACTCTGGTGGGATGGCGCCAATGGTGAAGGGCCAAACGGTAAAAAACAAGTGTACGATTGGAAAAGATTTAAAGAAACTGTTCGCAAACTCTCACCTGCAACAGTTGTGTTTAGTGATGTTGGTCCGGATATACGTTGGGTAGGAAATGAAAAAGGTATTGCAGGGACAACAAACTGGAACACGTTAAACATTGAAGGTTTTACTCCCGGGCTCGGTGCTCCATCAACAGACACATTAAATGTTGGAAATAAATATGGGAAGCATTGGATACCTGCTGAGTGTGATGTTAGCATTCGGCCGGGTTGGTTTTACCATGCAGAAGAAGATAACAAAGTAAAAACACCTCAACAATTATTTGATCTCTATTTGAAATCTGTCGGTCGTGGAGCAACATTGCTGTTGAATGTGCCACCAGACAGAAGAGGAAAGTTTCATGCAAATGATTCAGCGGCTTTGGTTGGGTTTAAGAAACTACGTTCAGCATCATTTAAGCAGAAAGAACTATTTTTTAGTCCAACAGAAAACACAAAGCTTCTTACTGACGGAAAGATAACAACGTCAATTCAATTAAAACAACCTGTTACACTGCAATTGAAAAAGAAAACAAAGATCAATTGCATTGTATTGAAAGAAGATATCCGGTTCGGTCAAGGCATTTGCAAATTCAAACTAACTGTTGTTTCTTCCAATGGAAGAACAGTATATGAAACAGTTGGTACAACAATCGGCAGAAAACGTATACTTACATTTACTTCGGTTGAAGCAACATCAATTATACTTAGTATTGAAGAAACCAAAGCTGTCTTCAGGGTGAGTGAGTTAGAAGCTTATTTAATTGATGAAACACTGATTGAAAAAATAAATTAA
- the fumC gene encoding class II fumarate hydratase: protein MSFRIEKDTMGEVKVPVNAYYGAQTQRSIDNFKIAQDINRMPKEIIRAFAYLKHAAAITNNEAGVLPKKKAVLIGKVCKEILEGKLDDFFPLVVWQTGSGTQSNMNVNEVIAYRGHVLNGGKLDDKEKYLHPNDDVNKSQSSNDTFPTAMHIAAYKILIETTIPGIEKLRNTLDKKAKAYKKVVKIGRTHFMDATPLTVGQEFSGYVSQLDHGLKAIKNTLAHLSELALGGTAVGTGINTPPNYDVNVAKHIAKLTKLPFKTAENKFEALAAHDAIVEAHGALKTVAVSLMKIANDIRMLSSGPRSGIGEIFIPDNEPGSSIMPGKVNPTQCEALTMIAAQVMGNDVAINVGGAMGHFELNVFKPVMIYNFLHSARLIGDGCVSFNDKCAVGIEPIEANIKKHVENSLMLVTSLNTKIGYYKAAEIAQKAHKQGATLKEMAVKLGYVTPEQFDEWVIPANMVGKI, encoded by the coding sequence ATGAGCTTCAGAATTGAAAAAGATACAATGGGAGAAGTAAAAGTTCCCGTTAATGCTTATTACGGCGCACAAACCCAACGAAGCATCGACAATTTCAAAATTGCACAGGATATCAATCGTATGCCGAAAGAAATTATCCGTGCATTTGCTTACCTGAAACATGCTGCTGCTATCACAAACAATGAAGCAGGTGTATTACCGAAAAAGAAAGCTGTATTGATTGGTAAAGTGTGCAAAGAGATCCTTGAAGGGAAGCTGGATGATTTTTTCCCACTTGTTGTTTGGCAAACAGGTAGTGGTACGCAAAGCAATATGAATGTGAACGAAGTAATTGCTTATCGTGGCCACGTACTTAATGGCGGCAAGCTCGACGATAAAGAAAAATATCTACACCCAAATGATGATGTAAACAAAAGTCAAAGCAGTAATGATACATTCCCAACCGCAATGCATATTGCTGCATATAAAATTTTGATTGAAACAACTATTCCCGGAATTGAAAAACTGCGGAATACATTAGACAAGAAAGCAAAAGCTTATAAGAAAGTGGTGAAGATCGGGCGTACGCATTTTATGGATGCAACACCGCTTACCGTAGGACAGGAGTTCAGCGGTTATGTATCCCAATTAGATCATGGATTGAAAGCGATCAAGAATACATTAGCTCATTTGAGTGAATTGGCATTGGGTGGTACTGCAGTTGGCACAGGCATCAACACACCTCCAAATTACGATGTGAATGTGGCGAAACATATTGCTAAACTCACCAAGCTTCCGTTCAAAACTGCTGAGAATAAGTTTGAAGCGTTAGCGGCACACGATGCGATTGTTGAAGCACATGGAGCATTGAAAACAGTTGCAGTGAGTTTGATGAAGATCGCTAACGATATCCGTATGTTGAGCAGCGGGCCACGCAGCGGCATTGGTGAAATTTTTATTCCAGATAACGAACCAGGATCTTCTATCATGCCAGGCAAAGTAAACCCCACACAGTGTGAAGCACTAACAATGATAGCTGCACAGGTAATGGGTAACGATGTGGCAATTAACGTTGGCGGTGCAATGGGGCATTTTGAATTGAACGTGTTTAAGCCGGTAATGATTTACAACTTCCTGCATAGTGCAAGATTAATTGGCGATGGTTGTGTAAGCTTTAATGATAAATGTGCAGTGGGTATTGAGCCAATTGAAGCTAATATCAAAAAGCATGTAGAGAATAGTTTGATGTTGGTTACGTCACTCAACACCAAGATAGGTTATTACAAAGCTGCAGAGATTGCACAAAAAGCACATAAGCAAGGAGCAACACTGAAAGAAATGGCAGTGAAACTTGGTTATGTTACACCAGAGCAATTTGATGAGTGGGTAATACCTGCGAATATGGTTGGTAAAATATAA